The DNA sequence AGGCGGAGAATCAGCTGCTGCAGGCCAGGCTGGCGGCCCTCAAGGCCGGTGAGTAGTAACTGCTATTGGTAAACAAAGGGCGTCTCTCACTGGAGGTGCCCTTTCTGTTTTGTGGCCTTGCCATGGCAAGGCCTTGTTATTAATCGGCTCTTTGCTGGTACTAAGAGCTGGTACTAGGATTTGGTATTAGGAGCCGATGTTAGCTGCCGGTGCCGGTTTCCAACACCCTGATTTTTGACTATGTTATGACAGATACAACTAGGCCAGACCATTTTGTGCCAGCCACAAGGGTTATCGCCATCCTGCTAAGGAACTCGTCATGCTAAAGAAACTCCTGATACTCGTACTCCTGCTACTCTCATCCCCCTTTATTGCCGCCTTGTTTATCGAAGAAGATTACCGTGTGGATACCCAAATCGTTATCGACAGGCCGGCGGACCAGGTATTCGACTTCTTGAGAAAGCTCAAAAACCAGGATGAATTCAGCGTCTGGGCCAAGATGGATACGGCCATGGAGAAGAGTTATCGCGGCGAGGATGGCGCAGTCGGCTTTGTCTCGAGCTGGCGCAGCGACAACCCAGATGTCGGTGCGGGAGAGCAGGAGATCATGGCGATCTTCCCCGGCAAGCGTATCGAGTATGAGCTGAGATTTAAGACGCCCTTCGAGGCGGTCTCGCCCGCCTATATCACCACAGATGCCCTGGGGCCGAACCGGACCGAGGTGCATTGGGGCTTTAGCGGCCACATGGCCTATCCCATGAATATATTGCTGCCGCTGATGCAGGTGGATGCCATGGTAGAGCGGGATCTCAGCCAGGGGCTGAGTAACCTCAAGACCCTACTCGAGAGCAAGTGACGGAGATGGCGATGGAAAAGTACAACTTCTTTGCGTCTTTGCCGGATGACCTCACCCTGGAGGCGTTCGAGCCTCTGGTGGAAACCGGCGGCGTGTTGATCGAGCGTATTGTCTCTAAGGCCCACCGCACGCCAGAGGGGCAATGGTACGATCAGGACAGAAACGAGTGGGTCATGGTGCTTAAGGGGGAGGCGAGCTTAGTGTTCGAGGGCGCCGAGGTGGTGCACCTTAAGATGGGCGATCACCTGAATATTCCTGCCCACTGTCGCCACAGGGTCAGCTGGACCAGCGAGCAGGAGGAGACCCTCTGGCTGGCGGTGCATTATTGAGTATAAGGCGACCGGCATTAGTTAAAGCCGAGGCTCGAGTGGTATCTGAGCCTGATGAATGGCTGGCTTGGTGAAAAAATGCGCGATATCGAGGTGTTTTGTGAGCCAGGTCTGTTATAATCGCGCCCCTAATTTTTATCTATCTGTGATCTGATTCGAGACTCTTCATGGACAAGCCTGAGATTTTTATCCCCGATAGCGCCGCCAGTGCGCCGGTAACTACCCGCTCAAACCGCCTCGAGCTCTTGGCCCCCGCCAAGAATGCCGACTATGGTATCGAGGCCATCAAGCATGGTGCCGACGCCGTTTATATCGGTGGCCCAGCTTTCGGTGCCAGGGCGACTGCCGGCAACAGCGTCGAGGATATCGCGCGTCTGTGTGAGTTTGCCCACCGCTATCACGCCCAGGTGTTTGTCGCCATCAACACCATCTTGATGGACGATGAGCTGGACGCGGCGCAGAAGTTGATCTGGCAGGTGTATGAGGCCGGTGCCGACGCGCTGATAGTGCAGGATATGGGGGTGCTTCAGCTGGATATTCCACCAATCGCCCTGCATGCCAGTACCCAGATGGATAACCGTAATCCAGAGAAGGTTGCCTTCTTAGAGCAGGTAGGCTTCTCACAGGTGGTGCTCGCCCGTGAACTGGGCCTGAGTCAGATCCGCGACGTGGCAGCTAAGACCAATATGCAGCTGGAGTTCTTCATTCACGGCGCCTTGTGCGTTGCCTACAGCGGCCTGTGTAACCTGAGTCATGCCTTCAGTAACCGCAGCGCCAACCGCGGTGAATGCTCGCAGATGTGCCGTCTGCCGGGGGATCTCAAGACCCGCCAGGGTGAGGTGTTGGCGCAGAACGAACATCTGCTGTCGCTCAAAGACAACAACCAGACAGATAACCTGGAGGCGCTGATCGACGCCGGTATCCGCTCCTTTAAGATCGAGGGCCGCCTCAAAGATCTCAGCTATGTGAAGAACGTGACCGCTCATTATCGCCAGGAGCTGGATAAGATCATCGCGCGTCGCCCCGAGTTTGTGGCATCGAGCCACGGCCGCTGCGAGCACAGCTTCACGCCTAACACTGAGAAGACCTTCAACCGTGGCCGCACCGACTACTTCGTCAACGAACGTAGTCAGGGGGTCAGCGATTTCCGCTCACCGAAATATATCGGTGAAGAGGTGGGCAAGGTCGCCGCCCTGGGTAAAGATTTTATTCAGGTAGAATCGAGCCACAGCTTCAACAACGGTGACGGCCTATGTTACTTCCCGCCTAATTATGAGAAGGCCAAGCAGTCTGACGATAAGCTGCAGGGGCTCAGGGTCAACCGCGCCGACGGCAACAAGCTGTATGTGATCGCCGTGCCGGGCGATCTTAAGGTAGGCGCCACCCTGTATCGTAACCATGACCAGGCGTTCGAGACAGTGCTGTCCAAGGAGTCCTCCAAACGCATCATCAAGGTGGACATGACGCTGAGTGATACCGAAAAAGGGATCGCCCTGACCATGACGGACCAATATGGCCTGAGCGCCACGCGCGAGCTGGAACTCGACAGGACCCCGGCCACAGACACAGAGAAGGCGCTGAAGAATCTGCGTAAGCAGCTGGGTAAGCTGGGCAGCACGGACTTCGAGGCCCGCGAGATCAATATCGAGACTGCCAGTCCCTGGTTTATGCCGGCCTCCCTGCTTAATGGCCTGCGCCGTGACACGGTTGCCGCCCTGGAGCTGGCGCGCGTCGAGGGCTACGAGCGTCCTCAGGCATGGAAATACAACCAAGACGCCGTCTATCCCTTTAAGCATCTGAGCTTCATGGGTAACGTGGCCAACGAGAAGGCGAAAGACTTCTACACACGTCATGGGGTGATCGAGATAGAAGACACCTATGAGAAGAACGGCGTGACCGAGGATGCGCCGTTGATGGTGACCAAGCACTGCCTGCGGTTTAACTTTAACCTATGCCCGAAAGAGGTGCCCGGCATCAAGGCGGAGCCGCTGCAGATTGAGATAGGTAAAGATGTGCTTAAGCTGGTCTTCGACTGTCCTAAATGCGAAATGATGGTTGTCGGCGCTAACCGTCAGGTATAGGCTAGGGAACAAATTAAGTTCACTTTCAAGGAGATCAAATATGGGACTGTTAGATGCGCTGATGGGCAATGCTGCCGAAGTGAACCTGGATGAATTAGCCCAGGAGCTGGGGCCCATCATGGGCGATAACGAGCAGTTAGCGCTGGCTTACCGTGTCATCCGCGACATGTTTGTGTTTACCAACAAGCGACTCATCCTCATCGACAAGCAGGGCGTTACCGGCAAGAAGGTGAGTTATCACTCTGTGCCCTATAAGGCGATCACCCATTTTGAGGTGGAAACCGCCGGGACCTTCGACATGGACGCCGAGTTAAAGTTATGGATCTCGGGGCAGAAAGATCCCCTGGTGAAGGAGCTGAAGAAAGGCACCGACGTCGTGGGCATTCAGAAGACGATTGCCAACTTTTCTCTATAACACTAGTTCGCTTTAACGCGACGCGCCCTCGTTATTTTTAAGCCCAGGCCTAGCCCTGGGCTTTTTGTTGCCAGTTCCAGCCTGGGGTCGAGAGCAGATCTTGCCCCACTATCCTGGTCTGCCCCAGCTGCTTGTCGAGTTCGATTAGCTGACACTGCTCAAATTCGTTGAGGGCATTGATCAGCCGATTGGCGTGGGACACCACCCAGAGCTGACACACCTTAGTTGCCTTGGCGATAAGCCGGGCCAGTGCAGGTAACAGATCCGGGTGCAGGCTGGTCTCCGGCTCGTTGAGCACCATCAACTCAGGCGGCCTTGGGGTGAGCAGGGCGGCGATCAGCAGCAGATACCTTAGGGTGCCGTCAGACAGCTCCTGGGCGTTGAGGGGTCTTAGCAGTCCCTGCTGGTGAAAGTTAACGCTTAACAGGCCACCGGCCTGGTAGCCTATGGTGACATGGGCGCCGGGAAAGGCATCACTCACCGCCTCATCGAAGCTTTCCCTATCGCCTATCTCGAAGATGGTCTGAATCGCCGAGGCCAGATCCCGGCCATCATGGTGCAGCACTGGGGTGCGGGTGCCCAGCTGTGGCTGACGCGCGGGCGCCTCGCTGTCGCTGCGGAAATGATCGTAGAAGCGCCAGGCACGGATGCTGTCTCTGAGCCTGAGCACCTCGGGCGTGCGGCTGGGATCCGACAGCTCGGTGAAGATGCTGTCGCCATGCTGCATATGCTGATTCAGGCTCTGCCAGCCATCTTGCCCTCGTTGCTGGGCGCGCCCCTTCACCATGGGGCCACGTCGCTCAACCAGTACGGCGGCGGGTCGATACTTGTTGCCGACCCAGATTGCCTCGCGTTTTATTTGAGGATCTAGCCCGAAGAGGGTGGTGTTGTCTGGCTTGGGTAGCCCAAGCTCGATGAGGTAGCTGAACTCATCGCCGGCAAAGCCCAGTTTCAGTCGCTTGGTTTGCTGCCGTACCGTAGGGGTTATCTCGGTGTCGCCGCTCAACATCCCCTTGGTGAGATTTTCGGGTCCCGCCCAGAAGCAGGAGTCCAGTCCGCCCTCCTGGGCCAGGGCATTGACCACGCCACCTTGGGCCGTCTGTGCCAGCAGGCGTAGCGCCTTGTAGAGGTTGGACTTGCCACTGCCGTTGGCGCCCGTGACCAGATTGAGCCGTCCCAGGGGCAGGCGTATGTCTCGCAGCGAACGGTAGTTATTGATGGCTAAGGTGGTCAGCATGGCGCTCTTTTTTGTGGTTTGAGTATTGGTTTTAGTCGTGGTTTTCGTTGTTGTGGTTGAGCATGAGTCTAATTTTGGCTTGGGGCCATAGTGGCATCTTTACTTGCTAGATGCCATAAGCGCTCCGGCGTGAGGCGAGCTTGTTCCTGTAGCTGCTTATCCCTGTTTCTGCTTGGCCAGATGCGCCTTGCGCTCCGGGGTATAGTGCCACCAGGGCTGGGACGCTTCCCCTTCCATGAAACGCACCGCGGCGATAAACACATCTATGACACAGGGATCGTGACGACACTGGGCGATGGCTTCGAGCTGGGCGTGCATCTGATACGGATCCTGCCCGATAAGCTCCTTGGGGTGATGTAGGCCGAGTTTGTAAAAATCCTCCGACGTGGCCTTACCCACGTTGGGGATCATGGTGAACTCTGTGATGGTATCGCGGGCTGACATCTGGTTTCTCTTCTTATCTGTGTGGTTTTAAGTGTACGGCGTTTAACGCGGCTTGTCAGCGGTTCCCTAGGCCAGCAAGGCATAACCGACCGCGACTAGCATGGCGACGGCGAAGAAGATGCGCAGCGCCCTTGCGGCCTTTGGCCTGGAAAATAGCGGGCGTAGCAGGCCGCCGAAGATCAGCCAGAGGCTATCTACCAGAGTCGCGACCAGCAAGGCGCAGATCCCAGTGGCCAGATAACCCAGGGCCGTGTTCTCCAGTGGCAGTAAAAACTGGGAGAAGATGGCGAGGAAGGCGGCATAGGCCTTGGGATTAAGCAGGTTGAGGATAAAGCCATCTTTGAAGCTTGGCGCTCGCTGCGCGTCATCTAACTGGGTGCAGGGGGCGCTGGCAATCTTATAGGCGATGAAGGCGATATAGGCGGCGCCGAGCAGTTGACAGGTGAGCCTGAGGTCGGGAAAGCGGCTAAACAGGGCGGCGAGCCCAATGCTGGCGCCTATGATGGCCACCGAGAGCCCAAGGAGTATGCCCGCCAGGAAGGGGGCGCCGCGTCTTATGCCAAAGGTGGCGCCAGTGGCGGCCAGTGCCAGCGGCGCAGGGCCGGGTGAGCCCAGGAGTAATCCGGTGGCGGCGATTAACGAAACGATTGATTCCAACATGCCAGGCTCCTTGTGGCTCGCTTTTAATGGGCAACCCATTTGCCCGGATAGAGCATCTTAGCCTGATTGGTTTATCTGTAAAGCCATGGGGGCGATTTGGCGCGGCGCCTCGCTGCAAGGCTAACGCTACACCTAGCACTGCCCTCTTGGTAACTCGGCGATAAACCTGGCGATAGAACTTGCGATAAACCTAGGGCGACACCTCGCGAGATCTGCACAGGTTTCATTACACTTTCGAAATCCTACCTATCGGGCCGGTGCGGGCTGCTTGAGGATATCTTGCTGCCAGCGCTCGGCGAGAAAATCGATGAAGTGGCGAATCAGATGTTGCTGATAGCTGCGCGACAGGTAGACGGCCCACAGCGTCTTGCCCGGCAGGTGATATTCAGGCAGCAGCTCGACCAACTCTCCAGAGGCCAGATGGGCATTGGCGAGATCGCAGGGCAGGTGAATGAGCCCCTTGCCCCGCATTGCCGCCTTGATGAGCACGCCCATGTCGTTGGCCTGTAGGTTACCGCTGATCTTTTTTTCAATATTTTGATTGTCTTTGACAAACAACCAGCGGGTTTGGCTGGCGTGCAGCAGGCAGTTGTGCGCCGTGATATCGTCGAGGCTGGTGATGGGCTCATGGCCAGCGAGATAGTCAGGCGAGGCGCACAGCACTGAGTCTATATGCATCAGGCGACGGGCGATCAGGCTCTCATCGGGCTGCTGGGTGTAACGCAGGGCGATATCAACCCGCTCATCGACCAGCTGCACCATCTCATCCGACAGCTGCAGCTGCACCTTGACTTCGGGATGCTCGCGGGTGAAGTCATCGACCGCATCGAACAGCAGCGCCTGACCCAGGCCGATGGGGGAGGCGATACGTATGCTGCCGACCAGCTCCTGCCTATGACGCTGGGCGCGGTTTTGCAGCGCCGCGACCTCATCGAGGATCTTCTGACAATAGATGAAGGCCTCCTCGCCCTGCACGCTCAGGCTAACGCTGCGGGTGGTGCGATGCAGCAGGCGCAGTCCCAGCCAACGTTCCACCTCCTGAATATGGCGGGAGACCTGTAGTCGGCTGAGGCCTAGTTGTTCGGCGGCTTGGGTAAAGCTGCCGCAACTGGCCACCTCGACGAAGCTACGGATCGCGCTGATCTTATCCATTCTAGTAACCTTATTTTGTAATCCAAATTAGTAACACAAAGTGAAACAATGATGCTCTATCTAAGCTGTTTATCACGATAGGTGGGCTAAGTAAACTGATGCCAATTTAGTCAGATAGTGAGGAACAGAAGATGAATATAGCGATTATTGGCGCCACGGGTTGGATAGGCAGCACCTTGATGCAGGAAGCCTTAAGCCGCCAATTGCCGGTCACCGCCTTGGTGAGAGACTCGGCTAAATTAAGCGGTGAGTTAGCCGGTCAGGTCACGGCGCGGGTCGTAGATCTCGAGCAGGGTATCGACCCTCAGGTATTCGAGGGGATCGATCTGGTGATCGCCTCCGTGGGTGGACGAGCCTCTGGCCAGCATCAATTGGTGCCCCAGAGCGCCAAGGCGCTGCTGGAGCTGCTGCCCAAGACTCAGGTTAAGCGCCTGCTGTGGGTCGGCGGCGCCGGCAGTCTCGAGTTGGCCCCGGGCCAGACCCTGGTACAATCGCCAGGATTCCCGCCTGAGTACAGGGATGAGGCTTTAGCCCAGGGCGAAGCGCTCGAGGTATTCAGGGCTAGTGACTCGCCGCTTAACTGGACCTTTGTCAGCCCGGCGGCAGAGATCTATCCCGGCGCCAGCGAAGGGCCCTATCGTATCGGCGGCGATAGGTTCTTTACCGATGAGGAGGGACGCAGCCGCATCTCGGTCGCGGACTACGCCAAGGCGATGCTAGATCTAATTGATTCAGACAACTATGCCCGCCAGCGGATCAGCGTGGCTTACTAGAGTCGAGAAGAGGCGCATTAGGGCCTGAAAAACAAAAAAGCCACTCTATGAGTGGCTTTTTTAATGGCTTTTGGCTCAGCCTATGGCTTTTGGCTCAGCCTATGGCTTTTGGCTCAGCCTATGGCTTTTGGCTCAGCCTATGGCTTTTGATTTGGCCTATGGCTTAACCGTCTTTACGCCTTCAGGGGTGCCGACCAGCAGGACGTCGGCGCCGCGGTTGGCGAACAGGCCGTTGGTGACCACACCAACGATCTGATTGATCTGCTCTTCAAGCGCTTTTGGATTGAAGATCTTCATGTTGTAGACATCCAGGATCACGTTGCCGTTATCTGTGACTACGCCCTCACGGTAGACAGGGTCACCGCCTAATTTGACCAGCTCGCGGGCCACGTAAGAACGTGCCATAGGAATCACTTCTACCGGCAGCGGGAACTCGCCCAATACCTCGACTTCCTTAGTGTTATCCACGATGCAGACGAACTTGTCGGCCACGGCGGCGACAATCTTCTCGCGGGTCAGCGCGGCTCCGCCACCCTTGATCATGTCCATGTGGCCGTTGATCTCGTCGGCGCCATCGACATAGACAGAGAGCTGATCGACAGAGTTCAGGTCGAATACCGGGATCCCCAGCGCCTTCATCTTCTCGGTCGAGGCCTCAGAGCTAGACACTGCGCCTTCGATATCGGCCTTCATAGTGGCCAGTGCATCGATAAAGTGGTTAACGGTCGAGCCGGTACCCACGCCGACAATACTGTCTTTCTCTACATACTCGAGCGCGGCCCATCCGGCGGCTTTTTTCATTTCATCTTGAGTCATAAGGAGTTCCTATAAGGATAAACGAAGCATTTTGTCGTCATTATACCTCTAGTTCTCCTCTGGAGTATGTCAAATGACGCAGTTTGTTGCTTTAGCGCAGAATTTATTACCCAGATCCCAGGGGAAATTTGTGTGAAATCTCCCAACTTGGGCCTGCGACTGGGGTTTTGTCTGGCGCCCTCTGGAAAAATGTATTGAGGCAGAGTACTTTAGCTCTCAACAAGTGTACTTTAGCTTGCAGTTAGCGTTAAAGATTGGCGCTTAATTCGCGAGAGCGCCCTCACGCCCAAGGCGGTGGGTAAAGGATATAGAAGAGAGTAAGGAGAGAGCATGGCGGGCGCGAGTCTGTTAACCCTGTTGGATGATATCGCGGCAATATTGGATGATGTCGCCCTGATGAGTAAGGTGGCGGCGCGCAAGACGGCCGGTGTGTTGGGGGACGATCTGGCGTTAAACGCCCAGCAGGTGTCTGGGGTGAATGCGGACCGTGAGCTGCCCGTGGTGTGGGCGGTGGCTAAGGGATCGCTGCGCAACAAGTGTATCTTGGTCCCGGCGGCGCTGCTGATCAGTGCCTTTATCCCCTGGGCGGTGACGCCGCTTTTGATGTTCGGTGGCCTGTTTCTCTGCTATGAGGGTTTCGAGAAGGTATATCACTCCCTGACCCACAAGCATGAGCCTGCCATGAGTCAGAGCGAGATGGCTAAGGCGGCGGAGGATCTTAAGGCCTTCGAGAAGCAGAAGGTGGCCGGCGCGATTCGTACCGACTTCGTGCTCTCGGCGGAGATCATCGCCATCACCCTTGGAGTGGTGGCCGAGAGTAGCTTCATGACCCAGGTGGTGACCCTGGCGATCATCGCCGTGCTGATGACAGTCGGTGTCTATGGCCTGGTGGCGGGCATTGTTAAGCTAGATGATGCCGGGCTCTATTTGAGTCAGCGTCAGGGGGATGGCCTGCTGCGCCGTCTGGGGCGTAAGCTAGGTGGTGGCTTGGTAAATGCGGCGCCTTATCTGATGCGTGGCCTTACCGTGGTAGGCACCATCGCCATGTTTATGGTGGGCGGCGGTATTCTCACCCATGGGATACATCAGATTGCCGAGGTGTTCGAGCAGGCGGCCCATTGGGTGGCTGGGCTTACTATAGTCGGGCCTGTCTTAGCCTGGATGACCCCGAGTCTGCTCAACGCCCTGTTTGGTGTCTTGGTGGGCGCGGTGGCCCTTGTCGTGATGTCGCTGATTGGGCGGCTTCGCAACTGATATTTGGCCGTTAGATGTAGCATAATGTATCAGTAACAACTTGTATCTTATATTGTTTTCTAATTTAGTGCCTCGTAACATCCCTAAGGTGACACGCGTTGGGGACTGTGATGAAAAAGCAAATAAGAGAGAAGTTGGCACTGGGTATTCTGCTGCTTTTGGGCTTAACCGCCTGCGGCGGTGAAGAGGGCAGCAATGGGGCGATAGTCAATCCGCCGGTGACCGGCCCCGTGCCCGAGATGAGCATAGACGCCTGCTTCACCATGATCACGAGTCTGGGGGAGGTTGGGTTAGGCATCGATAGCCGCCATACGCCGCAATCGGCCGCCAACTTCATCGGCTATGTCGACGACGGCTTTTACGACGGTACCCTGATCCACAGGGTGATCCACAACTTCATCATCCAGGGGGGCGGATTTACCTCTGGCATGGTGCCTAAGCCCGGCAAGGCGCCCATCAAAAATGAGGCCAGCGTAGGCTTTAGCAACCTCAGGGGCACCCTGGCCATGGCGCGCGCCCGTCAGAGCGATTCGGCAACCTCGCAGTTTTTCATCAACACCTTAGACAATCCGCAGCTGGATTATAGCGCCAGCAGCGAAGGCTACGCCGTGTTTGGCAGGGTGTTGTCTGGCATGGAGGTGGTGGATCAGATTGGCATAGTCGCCACCACCCGGGTGGGGGATTATAGCGACGTGCCGCTGGAGGAGATAGTGATCGAACGTATCGCCCCCAGCGAGTGCCCTATGCTGGAAGAATGATCGTCTAAGCGCCGCTTGCCTGATGATGTTTGACCAGATCTATCATTGCCTGGGCGGCGAAGGAGAGGCTGAGATCTTTACGCCAAAACAGGCTCATCTGCCAGCTGAGATCCGTCTGGGTCAGGGGGCGGGTGATAACGGCGTCTGGGCGGTAGCGCTCGGCAATAAATTTAGGCAGCAGCATCAGGCCGATCCCGGCGGCCACCAGGGCGACGCCAAATTCCGGCTGATTCACCTGGGTGGGGTTCTTGATGCTCACACCAGCATGCAGGCAGGCATTGATCACCATCTCATGCAGAGAAAACTCAGACTCAAACAGGATCTGCGCCTGGCCATCGAGCTCGCCAAGGGGGATCTCTGAGCGCCTGGCTAGCGGATGCTCGCTGGGGAGTACCACCACCATGGGCTCGGTATGGATGGCGATCCCCTCATAGCGATCCTTGAGATCGATAATGCCGGTGGCGAGTTCAATTTCACCCTGTTGCAGTGCCTGGGTCTGCTCGACGCCGCCGCGAACCAGCAGCTGGGTCTCTATCTCAGGGTAAGCCTGGCGATACTTGGCGATGATGGGGGCAAACAGCTCGGCGCTGCCCAGCGGCGCCAGCCCCAGTTTTAGTATGCCGCGATTGAGGCCCTTCAGTTGTGCCAGCTCCTCCATCATCGTCTGCTTATCTTCCAAAAGCCTGAGGGCGTGGCGGTAGACCACCTCGCCATGGGGAGTGAGCTGCACCTTAGTGCCGCGTTTGCCGCGGGTGAGCAGGGGCAATGCCAGCTCGGTCTCCAGCTGGGCGATAGACTTGGAGAGGGCGGGCTGGCTGATATGGATCCGCTCGGCGGCGCGGTTAAAGCCTCCCGAGGCGACGATCTCGACGAAGTAGTGTAGTGCCTTAAGATCCATAAAATAGCGTTTGGTAATTTATTTTATAAATAATATTCATTTTTTTTATTTAAATGGCAAGCGTAAGATCGCCATATCATCTCGTTAGACAGAGTTTTTCATGGCAACTTATCTCCCCCCACTTAGAAACTTGCTGCAGCTGTTGTTGCAGGTGGGGTTATTGTCTCTACTGGCCCTGGCCGCCCAATGGTTGGTGACTCGCCTGGCACTGCCGCTACCCAGCGGCGTGATTGGCTTGGCGGCGCTTCTAGCCCTACTGGCGCTTAACTGGCTGCCGGAGCGTTTCGTGGCCCGCGGCGCCGCCTGGCTGCTCGGTGAGCTGCTGCTCTTCTTCATTCCGCCCGTGGTGGCCTCGATGCATTATGCGCCGCTGCTGGAGCAGTATGGTGTCAGCCTGCTCTGCACCTTAGTGCTGGGCAGTGTCAGTGTCTTGCTGATCACCGGCTTCGTGATAGACAGGGTCTTCAAGTATGAGCGCCGCCTCAGACAGGCCGGCGCGGCCAAAGCGGTGGGCGTCTGATATGTTGGCTTCCATGCACCTGTCGCTGCTTGGCCTTGCTTGTTTGCTGGCGACCCTGGTCAGCTATGGCCTGAGTAAGCGTCTCTATCGCCGCTACGGTCACTGGTGGCTGTCGCCCATGGTGCTGACGCCGGGCTTCTTGCTAGCCTTGGTGGTGGGGTTTGCCATTCCGCTGCCCACCTACTTCGAGTACAACCACTACCTCAGTTTATTGCTGGCACCGGCGACCATCGCCTTCGCCCTGCCTATCTACCGCGAGCGCCATCTTATCCGCCGCTATCCGCTGACCCTGAGTCTGGGTGTGTTGACCGGCCTGTTGGCGGGCTTGGTCTCCTCCTGGCTGCTGACTAGGGTTATCTATCTGCCGCCCGAGCTGTCCCACAGCTTGCTGGTGCGTTCGGTCTCGACCCCCTTTGCCCTGGAGGCGACCCGCGAATTTGGCGGCGTGCCGGATCTCACCGCCGTACTGGTGTTGATGACGGGGGTGCTGGGCATGTTGCTGTGTGGTCCTGTGTTCAGGCTGGCGAAGATCTCTAGCCCTTTGGCTAAGGGCGCCGCCTTAGGCGCCAGTGCCCACGGGGTGGGGGCGGCCAAGGCCGCCGAATATGGCCGGGAGGAGGGCGTGGTGGCTAGCCTCACCATGATCTTTACCGGCATCGCCATGGTGGTCGGTGCGCCGCTATTCGCCTATCTGCTGGTCTAGCCGGGCGTTACCGGCTTGAGCGGTTG is a window from the Shewanella loihica PV-4 genome containing:
- a CDS encoding SRPBCC family protein translates to MLKKLLILVLLLLSSPFIAALFIEEDYRVDTQIVIDRPADQVFDFLRKLKNQDEFSVWAKMDTAMEKSYRGEDGAVGFVSSWRSDNPDVGAGEQEIMAIFPGKRIEYELRFKTPFEAVSPAYITTDALGPNRTEVHWGFSGHMAYPMNILLPLMQVDAMVERDLSQGLSNLKTLLESK
- a CDS encoding cupin domain-containing protein, which codes for MEKYNFFASLPDDLTLEAFEPLVETGGVLIERIVSKAHRTPEGQWYDQDRNEWVMVLKGEASLVFEGAEVVHLKMGDHLNIPAHCRHRVSWTSEQEETLWLAVHY
- a CDS encoding peptidase U32 family protein, producing the protein MDKPEIFIPDSAASAPVTTRSNRLELLAPAKNADYGIEAIKHGADAVYIGGPAFGARATAGNSVEDIARLCEFAHRYHAQVFVAINTILMDDELDAAQKLIWQVYEAGADALIVQDMGVLQLDIPPIALHASTQMDNRNPEKVAFLEQVGFSQVVLARELGLSQIRDVAAKTNMQLEFFIHGALCVAYSGLCNLSHAFSNRSANRGECSQMCRLPGDLKTRQGEVLAQNEHLLSLKDNNQTDNLEALIDAGIRSFKIEGRLKDLSYVKNVTAHYRQELDKIIARRPEFVASSHGRCEHSFTPNTEKTFNRGRTDYFVNERSQGVSDFRSPKYIGEEVGKVAALGKDFIQVESSHSFNNGDGLCYFPPNYEKAKQSDDKLQGLRVNRADGNKLYVIAVPGDLKVGATLYRNHDQAFETVLSKESSKRIIKVDMTLSDTEKGIALTMTDQYGLSATRELELDRTPATDTEKALKNLRKQLGKLGSTDFEAREINIETASPWFMPASLLNGLRRDTVAALELARVEGYERPQAWKYNQDAVYPFKHLSFMGNVANEKAKDFYTRHGVIEIEDTYEKNGVTEDAPLMVTKHCLRFNFNLCPKEVPGIKAEPLQIEIGKDVLKLVFDCPKCEMMVVGANRQV
- a CDS encoding PH domain-containing protein, with amino-acid sequence MGLLDALMGNAAEVNLDELAQELGPIMGDNEQLALAYRVIRDMFVFTNKRLILIDKQGVTGKKVSYHSVPYKAITHFEVETAGTFDMDAELKLWISGQKDPLVKELKKGTDVVGIQKTIANFSL
- a CDS encoding AAA family ATPase, encoding MLTTLAINNYRSLRDIRLPLGRLNLVTGANGSGKSNLYKALRLLAQTAQGGVVNALAQEGGLDSCFWAGPENLTKGMLSGDTEITPTVRQQTKRLKLGFAGDEFSYLIELGLPKPDNTTLFGLDPQIKREAIWVGNKYRPAAVLVERRGPMVKGRAQQRGQDGWQSLNQHMQHGDSIFTELSDPSRTPEVLRLRDSIRAWRFYDHFRSDSEAPARQPQLGTRTPVLHHDGRDLASAIQTIFEIGDRESFDEAVSDAFPGAHVTIGYQAGGLLSVNFHQQGLLRPLNAQELSDGTLRYLLLIAALLTPRPPELMVLNEPETSLHPDLLPALARLIAKATKVCQLWVVSHANRLINALNEFEQCQLIELDKQLGQTRIVGQDLLSTPGWNWQQKAQG
- a CDS encoding helix-hairpin-helix domain-containing protein; this translates as MSARDTITEFTMIPNVGKATSEDFYKLGLHHPKELIGQDPYQMHAQLEAIAQCRHDPCVIDVFIAAVRFMEGEASQPWWHYTPERKAHLAKQKQG
- a CDS encoding LysE family translocator, which encodes MLESIVSLIAATGLLLGSPGPAPLALAATGATFGIRRGAPFLAGILLGLSVAIIGASIGLAALFSRFPDLRLTCQLLGAAYIAFIAYKIASAPCTQLDDAQRAPSFKDGFILNLLNPKAYAAFLAIFSQFLLPLENTALGYLATGICALLVATLVDSLWLIFGGLLRPLFSRPKAARALRIFFAVAMLVAVGYALLA
- a CDS encoding LysR family transcriptional regulator; its protein translation is MDKISAIRSFVEVASCGSFTQAAEQLGLSRLQVSRHIQEVERWLGLRLLHRTTRSVSLSVQGEEAFIYCQKILDEVAALQNRAQRHRQELVGSIRIASPIGLGQALLFDAVDDFTREHPEVKVQLQLSDEMVQLVDERVDIALRYTQQPDESLIARRLMHIDSVLCASPDYLAGHEPITSLDDITAHNCLLHASQTRWLFVKDNQNIEKKISGNLQANDMGVLIKAAMRGKGLIHLPCDLANAHLASGELVELLPEYHLPGKTLWAVYLSRSYQQHLIRHFIDFLAERWQQDILKQPAPAR
- a CDS encoding NAD(P)-dependent oxidoreductase, with the protein product MNIAIIGATGWIGSTLMQEALSRQLPVTALVRDSAKLSGELAGQVTARVVDLEQGIDPQVFEGIDLVIASVGGRASGQHQLVPQSAKALLELLPKTQVKRLLWVGGAGSLELAPGQTLVQSPGFPPEYRDEALAQGEALEVFRASDSPLNWTFVSPAAEIYPGASEGPYRIGGDRFFTDEEGRSRISVADYAKAMLDLIDSDNYARQRISVAY
- the rpiA gene encoding ribose-5-phosphate isomerase RpiA, yielding MTQDEMKKAAGWAALEYVEKDSIVGVGTGSTVNHFIDALATMKADIEGAVSSSEASTEKMKALGIPVFDLNSVDQLSVYVDGADEINGHMDMIKGGGAALTREKIVAAVADKFVCIVDNTKEVEVLGEFPLPVEVIPMARSYVARELVKLGGDPVYREGVVTDNGNVILDVYNMKIFNPKALEEQINQIVGVVTNGLFANRGADVLLVGTPEGVKTVKP